A stretch of DNA from Cupriavidus taiwanensis:
GAACGCGCCGATGCGCGAATCGTGCATGATGCGCAGCACGTCGTCGCGCCGCCACGCACCGCCGAAGGCATCGATGCAATCGGCTAGCCCGTCTTCATGGAAGGCGCCGGTCAGCAGCAGCGTCGCGGCCATGCCCAGCAGCACGGCCACGCCGGGCGGCCACCACAGCGCCGCCCCCCAGGTGAGCAGCGCGCCCGCGCCGCCCACCAGCAGCCCGACCAGCGGAAAGTAGCGTGCGGCGGCATGCAGGTAATGCGGTTCGAAGCCGACCCAGCGCGCCAGCCAGCCCGGCAGCGGCACGCGCGTGAAGTAGCCCAGTGCGGTCAGGAAATAGCGCAGTTCGCCGGCCACGCCCGCGCGGCCGCGGGGTACGGGTCCGGGTCCGGCTTCGGGTCCGGGTTCGGGTTCGGGCATGGGCACCGGGTCGGGCGGCACGCTCATGGCGATGCGGTGCTGACGCCGGCGCCGCTGAAGGTGGCCATCTCGTTCAGGAACGCCGCCGCCGCGGCCAGCAGCGGCCACGCCAGCGCGCAGCCGGTGCCTTCGCCCAGGCGCAGGTCCAGCGCCAGCAGCGGCGCGGCGTCGAACTGCGCCAGCAGCGCGCGGTGGCCGCGCTCGTGCGAACAGTGCGTGAACACGCAGTATTGCAGCACGTTGGGGTCCAGCCGCTGCGCCACCAATAGCGCGGCGGTGGCGATAAAGCCGTCGACCAGGATCACCATGCGGCTGGCCGCGGCGGTCAGGAACGCGCCGGCCATCATCGCGATCTCGAAGCCGCCGAAGGTGGCCAGCACCTCGAGCGGCGCCTGCGCATCGGCATGCCGCGCCAGCGCGCCGGCCAGGACCTCGCGCTTGCGCGCCAGGCCGGCGTCGTCCAGGCCGGTGCCGCGCCCGATGCAGTCCTCGAGCGGCAGGCCGGTCAGCCGCTGCATCAGGCACGCCGCGGCCGAGGTGTTGGCGATGCCCATCTCGCCGAAACCGATCACGTTGCAGCCCTGCTGCGCATGGCGCAGCACGCGCGCCATGCCGGCGGTCATCGCCGCGGCGGCTTGCTCAGGCGTCATCGCCGGCTCGCTGGCGAAGTTGCGGGTGCCGTCGGCGATGCGGCAGTTAACCAGGCCGGGCGCCGCCGGCAGCGGCACGCGCACGCCCGCGTCGACGATCTCCAGCGCAATGCCGTGCTGGCGCGAGAACACATTGATCGCCGCGCCGCCGGCGAGGAAGTTCTGCACCATCTGCGCCGTGACCTCGGCCGGATAGGCGCTCACACCGGCGTCGGCCACGCCATGGTCGGCGGCGAACACGATCACCGTGGGACGCCGTAGCACCGGCCGTGCGCTGCCCTGGATCAGGCCCAGCTGCAACGCCAGTGCTTCGAGCCGGCCGAGCGCGCCGAGCGGCTTGGTCTTGTCGTCGATGGCGGCCTGCAGCACCGGGCGCAGGGCATCGTCGAGCGGAGGAATTTCGGGAAACTGCATGATGCCTGGATCGGGTACTCAGAAAAAATGGGGCTACATTTCCACGCCGCGCTGGGCCTTGATGCCCTGCTGGAACGCGTGCTTGACCGGGGTCATGTCGGTGACGGTGTCGGCCGCCTCCACCAGCGCCGGCGGCGCGCCGCGGCCGGTGATGACCACGTGTTGCAGCGGCGGACGCGCGCGCAGGTCGGCAATGACCTGCTCCACATCAAGATAGTGCAGCTTGAGCGCGATGTTGAGCTCGTCGAACAGCACCAGGCCGATGCCGGGGTCGCGCAGCATGCCGCGCGCCACTTCCCACGCGGCCTCGGCCTTGGCCACGTCGCGGGCACGGTCCTGGGTTTCCCAGGTATAGCCCTCGCCCATCACGTGGAAGGCGCATTCGTCGGGAAAGCGGCGCAGGAACATCTCTTCGCCGGTGGGCTGCGCGCCCTTGATAAACTGGACCACGCCGGTGCGCATGCCATGGCCGAGCGCGCGCACCACCATGCCGAAGCCGGAGCTGGACTTGCCCTTGCCGTTGCCGGTGGTGATGACGATCACGCCGCGCTCGTCCTGCGCGGCGGCGATCCTGGCGTCGACCACTTCCTTCTTGCGCACCATGCGCGCCTTGTGGCGGGCATCGCGGTCCGGGTCCTGCGCGGTGGGGTTCTGGTTTTCAGTCATGTCGTGAGTCTGGTGTGGTGAGGCGCGCGCCGTCGGGAATCAGCGCGGTATGGGCGCCGTCGCTGACGCTGACGATCGCGGTGCGCAGCGCGCGCGAGCAGTGTTCGGGGGTCAGCACCTGCGCGGCGGGGCCGTGCAGCGCGGTGCCGTCTGCGGCCATCAGCAGGGCGTGGGTGGCGTAGCGCAGCGCCAGCGTCAGGTCGTGCAGGATCACCACGATGGCGTGGCGCCCCGCCCTGGCCAGCGCGGACAGCTGCTCCAGCACCAGGATCTGGTGGCGCAGGTCCAGGTGCGAGACCGGCTCGTCGAGCAGCAGCAGTGGCGCCTGCTGCGCCAGCGCCGCGGCCAGCGAGACGCGCTGGCGCTCGCCGCCGGACAGCGTCAGCACATCGCGCGCGGCCAGCGCCTCGATATCCATGGCGCGGATCACGTCGTGCACGATGCGATCGTCCTCGCGCCCGGTCCAGCCCCAGCCCGACAGGTGCGGATGGCGGCCCACGCGCACCGCGTCTAGCACCGGCATCGGGAAAGTGTCGTGCACGGCTTGCGGCAGGTAGGCGCGCTGGCGCGCCAGCACCGCGGCATCGACCAGGGCCAGCGCGGTGCCGTCGATCTCGACGCTGCCGCCGTCGGCGTGGCGCAGTCCGGCCAGCACCGTCATCAGCGTGGACTTGCCGGCGCCGTTGGGGCCGGCGATGCACCACAGCTCGCCGGGGCCGATCGCCAGGCTCAGGCGCTCCACCAGCACGCGCTGGCTGGTGCGCAGCCGCAGCTCGCGCAGCGTCAGGCGCGGACAGGCAGCGAGCGGAACCGACCAGTGCGCGCCGGCGCTCATCGCGGCCTCCGCAACAGCAGGTACAGGAAGGTTGGCACGCCCAGCAGCCCGGTGATCACCCCCACCGGCAGCTGCGCCGGCGCCACCACGGTGCGCGCGATCAGGTCGGCCGCCATCAGCAGCGCGCCGCCCAATAGCGTCGCGGCCGGCAACAGCATGCGCTGGTCGTTGCCCCAGGCGAGCCGCACCAGGTGCGGCACCACCAGCCCGACAAAGCCGATCGAGCCGGCAGTGGTGATGGCCGCGGCAATGCACAGCGATGCCAGCATGAAGGTCGCCAGCCGCACGCGGCCGACGCGCACGCCCAGCGCCTGCGCCACGGTCTCGCCCAGCAGCATCACGTTGAGCGCGCGCGCCATCGGCATGGCCAGCAGCAGTGCCGCCGCCAGCATGGCCAGCGCGCCGCCGTAGCTGGCGGTGCCGCCCAGGTCGCCGGTGAGCCAGAACAGCATGCCGCGCAGGCGCGACTCCGGCGCGACCGACAGGATCAGCGTGATCACCGCGCCCCAGCCGGCGGCCAGGATCACGCCGGTCAGCAGCAGCCGCGCGCCGGCTTCGCGATGGCCGCCCTGCACCTGCGGATGCAGCAGGTCGCGTCGCGCCAGCGAGGCCACCAGCACCATCGCCAGCAAGGCGCCGAGCGCCGCGGCCGCCTGCACGCCCCACCATGGCGCCAGCACCAGCATCGCCAGCAGCGCGGCGGTGGAGGCGCCGCCGGATACGCCCAGCACATAGGGCTCGGCCAGCGGGTTGCGCAGCAGCACCTGCATCAGCGCACCGGACAGGGCCAGCAGCCCGCCGCAGGCAAAGGCCGCGGCCGCGCGCGGCAGGCGCAGCTCATGCACGATGGCGCCGGCAGTGCCGGTGTCGGCTCCGCTCAGCGCCAGCCACAGCGCGCGCGCATCGAGCGCAACGCTGCCGAGCGCCAGCGACAGCGCGAACGCCAGCAGCGCCGCCAGCGCCAGCACCAGCCAGATCGCCAGGGCCCGCCGGAACTCAGACATGGAACTCACACATGGAACTCACACAGGGCGCGCCCGCGCGCTCATCGCTGGCGCCAGCCCAGCGTGATGAAACCCGCGCGCCCCTGCGTGTTGTACGGGTAGGCGAGTTGATAGTCCTTGTCGAACAGGTTTTCGACGCGGGCGGCGATGAACCATTGCTTGTCGATGTTGTAGCGGGCGTTGAGGTTGACGATACCGTATCCGCCCAGCCGGCGCGAGCCCGCATCCATGCGCGACGACGACAGCAGCCATTCGCCGCCGAAGCGCCAGTTGCCGACATTGCGGCCCACGTCGAGCGCGGCGTGGCGGCGCGCGCGGCGCAGCAGCTGCGTGTCGGACTGCTCGTCGACCGGGTTCTGGAAGGTCACGCTGGCGCCGATGTCGGTGCCGTAGACACTGGCGCGCCACGACGCCTCGATGCCCTGCACCTTGGCCTGGTTGACGTTCTGCGCCAGGAACATGCCATTGGGCTGCAGTGCCGACACGATCAGGTCGTGGTAGCGCGTCTCGAACGCGGTCACGCGCAGCAGGCCGGCGCTGGCGGTGGTGTACTGCACGCCGGCCTCGACCGACTTGGCGCGCTCGGGTTGCAGGTTGGGCTGGCCGAAGTTGGGGTAGTACAGCTCGTTGAAGGTCGGCGCGCGGAAGGCATTGCTGACGTTGGCGATCAGCTTGAACGCATCGGTCAGGTCGTAGCCGTAGCCGGCGAAGAAGCTGCCCTGGTTGCCGAAGTCGGAATAGTGGTCATTGCGCGCGTTGAGCTGCAGCTGGTGCTTGCCGAAGCGCCCGTCATAGCCGCCGAACACCGAGAACACATTGCGCGTGGGCGCGCCGTAGGCGCTCGAGTCCAGCTCCTGCTGCAGGTAGTCGGTACCGAACAGCAGCATGTGGCCGACGGCCAGCGCGTACTCGTTCTGCCAGTTGAACTGGCGGTTGCGGGTATTGAAGGTGCCGTTGGGCCTGTCGTTCAGGAAGGTATCGCTGCGGTCCTCGCTCTGCGACAGCTTGAAATGCGTGGTCCAGTCCGCGCCCAGCTTGCCGTTGGCGAACGCCGACAGCGTGTACAGCTCGCTGTTGGTGCGGTTCTCGTCGGTGGGGCGGCCGAAGGCGCTGTCGAACGACAGCTTGCTCTTCGAGTAGTAGCCGCTGATGCCCGCATCCCAGTTCGGCGTGAAGCGGTGCTTCACCTGCCCCGACACGCTCTGGTTCTCGTACGGGTTGTCGTTGGGATTGGCGCGCGGCGCCTGCCTGGTGTCGATCGACGAGAAGCCGTCGGTCTTGAACGCCGAGCCGGTCAGGTTGAACGAGGTGTCGCCGACCTGGCCGCCGTAGCCGACCGTGCCCTGGCGCGTATTGTTGCTGCCGTACTCAACCGCCGCGTTGGCCGCCGGCGCCTGGCCGGCGCCGTTCTTGGTAAAGATCTGCACCACGCCGCCGATCGCGTCCGAGCCGTACAGCGCCGAGACGTTGCCGCGCA
This window harbors:
- a CDS encoding adenosylcobinamide-GDP ribazoletransferase, encoding MSVPPDPVPMPEPEPGPEAGPGPVPRGRAGVAGELRYFLTALGYFTRVPLPGWLARWVGFEPHYLHAAARYFPLVGLLVGGAGALLTWGAALWWPPGVAVLLGMAATLLLTGAFHEDGLADCIDAFGGAWRRDDVLRIMHDSRIGAFGAIALVVALLLKWQLLVAIAGRGGIAVLIAVLVAAHAASRAMAVSYLATLAYVRAEGKAKPVAQKLAGAGLVFALLCGLVPLWLVSPGFGAAAFAALLVLRLLLGRYFVRRIGGYTGDCLGMAQQCAEILLYLVAAAWTWS
- the cobT gene encoding nicotinate-nucleotide--dimethylbenzimidazole phosphoribosyltransferase, with the translated sequence MQFPEIPPLDDALRPVLQAAIDDKTKPLGALGRLEALALQLGLIQGSARPVLRRPTVIVFAADHGVADAGVSAYPAEVTAQMVQNFLAGGAAINVFSRQHGIALEIVDAGVRVPLPAAPGLVNCRIADGTRNFASEPAMTPEQAAAAMTAGMARVLRHAQQGCNVIGFGEMGIANTSAAACLMQRLTGLPLEDCIGRGTGLDDAGLARKREVLAGALARHADAQAPLEVLATFGGFEIAMMAGAFLTAAASRMVILVDGFIATAALLVAQRLDPNVLQYCVFTHCSHERGHRALLAQFDAAPLLALDLRLGEGTGCALAWPLLAAAAAFLNEMATFSGAGVSTASP
- the cobO gene encoding cob(I)yrinic acid a,c-diamide adenosyltransferase, with amino-acid sequence MTENQNPTAQDPDRDARHKARMVRKKEVVDARIAAAQDERGVIVITTGNGKGKSSSGFGMVVRALGHGMRTGVVQFIKGAQPTGEEMFLRRFPDECAFHVMGEGYTWETQDRARDVAKAEAAWEVARGMLRDPGIGLVLFDELNIALKLHYLDVEQVIADLRARPPLQHVVITGRGAPPALVEAADTVTDMTPVKHAFQQGIKAQRGVEM
- a CDS encoding FecCD family ABC transporter permease; translated protein: MSEFRRALAIWLVLALAALLAFALSLALGSVALDARALWLALSGADTGTAGAIVHELRLPRAAAAFACGGLLALSGALMQVLLRNPLAEPYVLGVSGGASTAALLAMLVLAPWWGVQAAAALGALLAMVLVASLARRDLLHPQVQGGHREAGARLLLTGVILAAGWGAVITLILSVAPESRLRGMLFWLTGDLGGTASYGGALAMLAAALLLAMPMARALNVMLLGETVAQALGVRVGRVRLATFMLASLCIAAAITTAGSIGFVGLVVPHLVRLAWGNDQRMLLPAATLLGGALLMAADLIARTVVAPAQLPVGVITGLLGVPTFLYLLLRRPR
- a CDS encoding TonB-dependent receptor domain-containing protein, whose amino-acid sequence is MRSSLHRSTRPASPAVRPSVPAILAAMASFTLVPGSACAQAADSRTAQLAPVVVTSTRTAQSITEALPHTTVVTQQDIINSQAPDLRTLLRSQAGVEFATNGGMGGNTSLFMRGANSNQTLILIDGVRVSSASSGTAQLANILPDQIDRIEVVRGNVSALYGSDAIGGVVQIFTKNGAGQAPAANAAVEYGSNNTRQGTVGYGGQVGDTSFNLTGSAFKTDGFSSIDTRQAPRANPNDNPYENQSVSGQVKHRFTPNWDAGISGYYSKSKLSFDSAFGRPTDENRTNSELYTLSAFANGKLGADWTTHFKLSQSEDRSDTFLNDRPNGTFNTRNRQFNWQNEYALAVGHMLLFGTDYLQQELDSSAYGAPTRNVFSVFGGYDGRFGKHQLQLNARNDHYSDFGNQGSFFAGYGYDLTDAFKLIANVSNAFRAPTFNELYYPNFGQPNLQPERAKSVEAGVQYTTASAGLLRVTAFETRYHDLIVSALQPNGMFLAQNVNQAKVQGIEASWRASVYGTDIGASVTFQNPVDEQSDTQLLRRARRHAALDVGRNVGNWRFGGEWLLSSSRMDAGSRRLGGYGIVNLNARYNIDKQWFIAARVENLFDKDYQLAYPYNTQGRAGFITLGWRQR